The following coding sequences are from one Veillonella rodentium window:
- the larA gene encoding nickel-dependent lactate racemase: MKTYTFPYDYKKLDVSLDERFVSGVLESNAASYQAELSQSESVEYALDHPVNSPPLEILVKGKKNMVIITSDHTRPMPSKVTLPILLRRIRAVNPAIDITILIATGFHRPMTHEEMVARFGEDIVNHETLINHDSEDDANMVEIGTLPSGGKCIINRLAVETELLIAEGLINPHFFAGFSGGRKSVLPGVASKVTVLANHCAEFIESEFSRTGIIDENPIHKDMLYAARKADLQFILNVVIDRKKEIIKAVAGDCVDAHKEGYEFIRSLSSVKRIPADIVITSNGGYPSDQNIYQSVKGMTAAEASCNDGGVIILAASCKEGHGGQALYDAIKGMDSAQQILDDIHGVPRNETKPYQWKIQILARILNHYSVIVVTTDCDHQVIRDMHMIPASTLDEAVSIARGIKGEDASITIIPNGTTVIVE; encoded by the coding sequence ATGAAAACGTATACTTTTCCTTATGATTATAAAAAGCTGGATGTGTCTCTTGATGAGCGTTTCGTTTCGGGCGTGTTGGAGTCAAATGCGGCTTCGTATCAGGCTGAGTTGAGTCAGAGCGAGTCGGTAGAGTATGCTTTGGACCATCCTGTCAACAGTCCTCCGTTGGAAATATTGGTAAAAGGTAAGAAGAATATGGTGATTATCACGAGTGACCATACGCGGCCGATGCCAAGCAAGGTGACATTGCCTATTTTGCTTCGCCGTATCCGCGCTGTGAATCCCGCGATTGATATTACGATTCTGATTGCCACAGGCTTTCACAGGCCCATGACTCATGAGGAGATGGTCGCCCGTTTCGGCGAGGATATCGTTAATCATGAGACGTTGATCAATCATGATTCCGAGGATGATGCGAACATGGTTGAAATCGGTACATTACCGTCAGGGGGCAAATGTATTATCAACAGATTGGCTGTAGAGACGGAGTTATTGATTGCGGAAGGGCTCATCAATCCTCATTTCTTTGCGGGATTTTCCGGCGGACGTAAATCGGTACTGCCCGGTGTGGCATCTAAGGTGACTGTTCTTGCCAATCATTGTGCCGAATTTATTGAAAGTGAATTTTCGCGGACCGGTATCATCGATGAAAATCCGATTCATAAAGACATGCTGTATGCCGCTAGAAAAGCGGATTTACAGTTTATTCTCAATGTTGTCATCGACAGAAAAAAGGAAATCATCAAAGCTGTTGCCGGTGATTGCGTAGATGCCCACAAAGAAGGGTATGAATTTATCCGTTCTTTATCGTCGGTGAAGCGCATCCCTGCGGATATCGTCATTACCAGCAACGGCGGCTATCCGTCGGATCAGAATATTTATCAGTCCGTAAAGGGGATGACAGCGGCCGAGGCATCCTGTAATGACGGGGGCGTCATCATTCTGGCGGCTTCCTGTAAAGAAGGACATGGCGGACAGGCTTTGTATGATGCGATTAAGGGCATGGACAGTGCACAGCAGATATTAGATGATATTCACGGTGTTCCAAGGAATGAGACAAAGCCGTATCAATGGAAAATTCAGATTCTTGCAAGAATTTTGAATCATTATTCCGTTATCGTGGTGACGACCGACTGTGATCATCAGGTGATACGGGATATGCATATGATACCGGCTTCCACGCTGGATGAAGCGGTATCCATTGCGAGAGGAATTAAAGGCGAGGATGCATCGATTACGATTATTCCGAACGGAACCACGGTTATTGTAGAGTAG